In a genomic window of Mus pahari chromosome 8, PAHARI_EIJ_v1.1, whole genome shotgun sequence:
- the Ngdn gene encoding neuroguidin, with protein MAAPEVLESDVSSSITLLNNLQEQVMAVTAQIQALTTKVRAGTYSTEKGLSFLEVKDQLLLMYLMDLSHLILDKASGGSLQGHPAVLRLVEIRTVLEKLRPLDQKLKYQIDKLVKTAVTGSLSENDPLRFKPHPNNMVSKLSSEDEEENEAEEDQSEASGKKSVKGTAKKYVPPRLVPVHYDETEAEREQNRLEKAKRRALSSSVIRELKEQYSDAPEEIRDVRHPHVTRQSQEDQHRVNYEESMMVRLSVSKREKGLRRRASTMSSQLHSLTHFSDISALTGGTAHLDEDQNPIKKRKKLPKKGRKKKGFRRRR; from the exons ATGGCGGCTCCG GAGGTGCTGGAGTCAGACGTGTCAAGTTCGATAACACTTTTGAACAAcctccaggagcag GTGATGGCTGTCACTGCACAGATCCAAGCACTGACGACAAAAGTTCGAGCTGGAACGTATTCTACAGAGAAG GGTCTGAGCTTCTTGGAAGTGAAAGACCAGCTGTTGCTCATGTACCTTATGGATCTGAGCCACCTCATCCTGGACAAGGCCTCTGGAGGATCTCTGCAGGGACACCCCGCAGTTTTGAGGCTGGTGGAGATTCGCACG GTTTTAGAAAAACTTCGTCCATTGGACCAAAAACTGAAGTATCAAATTGACAAACTGGTCAAGACAGCAGTGACGGGCAGCCTCA GTGAGAATGACCCGCTCCGTTTTAAGCCTCATCCGAACAATATGGTGAGCAAG TTGAGCtctgaggatgaggaagaaaacGAAGCAGAGGAGGACCAGTCTGAGGCCTCGGGGAAGAAATCGGTAAAAGGCACAGCTAAGAAATACGTGCCGCCACGCCTGGTTCCAGTACATTACG ATGAGACTGAGGCCGAGAGGGAGCAGAATCGCCTGGAGAAAGCCAAGAGGCGGGCGCTGAGCAGCTCTGTCATCCGGGAGCTGAAGGAGCAGTACTCAGACGCCCCGGAGGAGATCCGGGACGTGCGACACCCTCACGTCACTCgccagagtcaggaggatcagcaCAG GGTCAACTATGAAGAGAGCATGATGGTGCGCTTAAGTGTTAGCAAGCGAGAGAAAGGACTTCGAAGGCGAGCGAGTACCATGAGCTCCCAGCTTCATTCCCTCACACACTTCAGTGACATCAGTGCTCTGACAGGGGGGACTGCTCATCTCGATGAG GACCAGAATCCtattaaaaagaggaagaagctACCTAAGAAAGGTCGGAAGAAGAAAG gTTTTCGGAGGCGCCGGTGA